In a genomic window of Nodosilinea sp. E11:
- a CDS encoding pyridoxamine 5'-phosphate oxidase family protein, which produces MNSPTPRTQVKRLPQRASYDPQPVYDILDEGLVCHLGFVVEGQPFVIPTAYGRLDDQLYIHGSPASRMLRTLDQGVEVCLTVTLLDGLVLARSAFHHSMNYRSVVLFGTATRVDDPTEKLTALKAFTDHVVCDRWAEVRPPNPQELAGTLVLALPIAEASAKVRTGPPIDAPEDYALPVWAGEIPLRLTAAAPVADDRCLAQVEVPKYAVAYQRAK; this is translated from the coding sequence ATGAACTCCCCCACCCCCCGCACCCAAGTCAAGCGCCTACCCCAGCGCGCCAGCTACGACCCCCAGCCGGTCTACGACATTCTCGATGAAGGACTGGTCTGTCACCTGGGCTTTGTGGTCGAAGGGCAGCCCTTTGTAATTCCCACCGCCTATGGCCGATTGGATGACCAGCTCTACATCCACGGCTCTCCTGCCAGCCGGATGCTGCGCACCCTTGATCAGGGGGTGGAAGTGTGCCTAACGGTGACGCTGCTCGATGGGCTGGTGCTGGCGCGATCGGCCTTTCACCACTCCATGAACTACCGCTCGGTGGTGCTGTTTGGCACGGCCACTCGGGTAGATGACCCGACTGAAAAGCTGACGGCATTGAAAGCGTTTACTGACCATGTGGTGTGCGATCGCTGGGCAGAGGTGCGTCCGCCTAATCCCCAAGAGTTGGCCGGTACCCTGGTGCTGGCTCTGCCGATCGCTGAGGCCTCGGCTAAAGTCCGCACTGGCCCCCCGATTGATGCACCGGAAGATTACGCGCTGCCAGTGTGGGCGGGGGAGATTCCGCTGCGGCTGACGGCGGCGGCTCCGGTGGCGGATGATCGGTGTTTGGCACAGGTTGAGGTGCCGAAGTATGCGGTGGCCTATCAGCGAGCCAAGTAA
- a CDS encoding PLP-dependent aminotransferase family protein — protein sequence MEFTLLLDPQSSVPCYQQIYAALRQKILTGQLAPRQRLPSTRALAQSLGVARSTVTQSYDQLLSEGYLQTVVGSGTYVGDQLPETLLHAHSTKPVHAESPPPLVLSAYGQRLAELVAGPSPEPSTPISFRYGRPALDQMPLGIWRQLLSRHCRRADWLDYATDPMGYGPLREAIATYLAQARAVQCHPDQILITNGTQQAISLATQLLVSPGDTVALEEPSYLSARRIFASQGANLHPIAVDGEGLDVDTLARLTDSIRLVYVTPSHQFPTGAVLSLPRRLALLAWAQRQGALLLEDDYDSEYRYGGRPIPALQGLGSGQSVLYLGTFSKVLFPALRIGYMVLPLELVKLFSRAKWLADRQVPTLEQAVLADFIAEGHLERHIRRMRSLYDQRRQTMVTALQTHFGPRATILGDKAGLHMMVRFQTTLPDAELIARAEQVGIGLISAAPQYLGKSPGHEFIFSFTELNEGAIANGIARLATLVSSSLQP from the coding sequence ATGGAATTCACTCTGCTGCTCGACCCCCAAAGCTCGGTGCCTTGCTACCAACAGATCTATGCCGCCCTAAGGCAGAAGATTCTCACGGGCCAGCTCGCCCCTCGTCAGCGCCTGCCCTCGACCCGCGCCCTGGCCCAGAGCCTGGGCGTGGCCCGCTCCACCGTCACCCAGAGCTATGACCAGTTACTCAGCGAGGGCTATCTGCAAACTGTGGTTGGTTCCGGCACCTACGTGGGCGACCAACTGCCCGAAACCCTACTCCATGCCCACAGCACCAAGCCCGTTCACGCTGAGTCGCCCCCACCGCTGGTGCTCTCCGCCTACGGCCAACGTCTGGCTGAGCTGGTTGCTGGGCCAAGCCCAGAACCCAGTACACCGATTAGCTTTCGCTATGGTCGCCCCGCCCTCGACCAGATGCCTCTGGGAATCTGGCGGCAACTGCTGTCGCGCCACTGTCGGCGGGCAGACTGGCTCGACTACGCTACCGACCCTATGGGTTATGGGCCGCTGCGGGAAGCGATCGCCACCTACCTAGCCCAGGCCCGCGCCGTGCAGTGCCACCCCGACCAGATCTTGATCACCAACGGCACCCAGCAGGCAATCAGCCTAGCCACCCAACTCCTGGTTTCCCCCGGCGACACTGTGGCCCTAGAGGAACCCAGCTACCTCAGCGCCCGCCGCATTTTTGCCAGCCAGGGAGCCAACCTGCATCCGATCGCGGTGGATGGAGAGGGTCTGGATGTGGACACCCTGGCCCGGTTGACCGACTCCATTCGACTGGTCTACGTCACCCCTTCGCACCAGTTCCCGACTGGGGCAGTGCTGTCGTTGCCGCGTCGGCTGGCGCTGCTGGCCTGGGCGCAGCGCCAGGGTGCTCTACTTCTCGAAGACGACTACGACAGCGAGTATCGCTATGGGGGGCGGCCCATTCCGGCGTTGCAGGGGTTGGGTAGCGGGCAGTCGGTGCTGTACCTGGGCACGTTCTCGAAGGTGCTGTTTCCGGCCCTGCGGATTGGCTACATGGTGCTGCCCCTGGAACTAGTAAAACTTTTCAGTCGGGCCAAGTGGCTGGCCGATCGCCAGGTGCCGACCCTAGAGCAAGCGGTGCTGGCAGATTTTATCGCTGAGGGGCATTTGGAGCGCCACATTCGCCGGATGCGATCGCTCTACGACCAGCGACGGCAGACCATGGTGACGGCGTTGCAGACTCACTTCGGCCCTCGCGCCACCATTCTGGGCGACAAGGCTGGACTGCACATGATGGTGCGGTTTCAGACCACCCTCCCCGATGCAGAGTTGATCGCTCGGGCAGAGCAGGTCGGTATTGGCCTGATTTCAGCGGCCCCTCAATACCTGGGAAAAAGCCCCGGCCATGAGTTCATCTTTAGCTTTACGGAGCTGAATGAAGGGGCGATCGCCAACGGCATCGCCAGGTTAGCCACTCTCGTTTCCAGTAGCCTCCAGCCCTAG
- a CDS encoding flavin monoamine oxidase family protein: protein MPTIYDCIVVGAGLSGLVAARNLHRAGHSVLVIEAQESLGGRMVGRRLPSGQWIDYGGQWVGPTQDRFLALLDEYGVRRFPFAVEGKKVLVFDGVRYEFDGFFEGFPEGEPPPVSEAEWQDAMAAWARFEALAKTLPPGHPRRNQHTQALDRQTFAQWIDANTTTAFGHWYFAYMARTVGFLGPAEPGQVSLLHVLWGHTCASQAEYPEAALICGGAGQMPAKLAAELGESIRLGEPVLRLNHSDTGIEVETTKGRFAAQYAVVAMPPHLAGRIFYDPPLPPMRAQLTQRVPMGCCAKVLVSYDRPFWREQGLAGLAIGDCPWVELCADSSDPETGVGVMAAFIVGDRYGVWQALGEGDRRAAVLGDLAGYFGPEALSPVTYDEIDWPGKPWTGGGYAAFMPPGVWTSYGEALTAPVGRIHWAGTEMADRWPGFFDGAVRTGEAAAAAIDALLGNG, encoded by the coding sequence ATGCCAACTATCTATGACTGCATTGTGGTGGGGGCTGGGTTGTCGGGGCTGGTTGCAGCCCGCAATCTCCATCGGGCGGGGCACAGCGTTTTGGTGATTGAGGCGCAGGAGAGCCTGGGCGGTCGGATGGTGGGTCGGCGGTTGCCCTCGGGCCAGTGGATTGACTATGGCGGGCAATGGGTGGGGCCAACCCAAGACCGGTTTCTGGCGCTGCTGGATGAGTATGGGGTCCGTCGTTTTCCCTTTGCCGTTGAGGGTAAGAAAGTGCTGGTGTTCGATGGCGTCCGGTACGAGTTTGACGGATTTTTTGAGGGTTTTCCCGAAGGGGAGCCGCCCCCAGTCAGCGAGGCCGAATGGCAGGATGCGATGGCGGCCTGGGCGCGGTTTGAAGCGCTGGCAAAAACCTTGCCCCCCGGCCATCCCCGCCGCAATCAGCACACCCAAGCGCTAGACCGTCAGACCTTTGCCCAGTGGATTGACGCCAACACAACCACGGCCTTTGGCCACTGGTACTTTGCCTATATGGCTCGGACAGTGGGCTTTTTAGGCCCCGCAGAGCCGGGCCAGGTCTCGCTGCTCCATGTGCTCTGGGGCCACACCTGCGCCTCCCAGGCCGAGTACCCCGAAGCCGCGCTGATCTGCGGTGGGGCGGGCCAGATGCCCGCCAAGCTGGCAGCGGAGCTGGGTGAGAGCATTCGCCTGGGGGAACCCGTTCTCCGCCTTAACCACAGTGACACGGGGATTGAGGTTGAAACTACTAAGGGTCGCTTCGCGGCCCAGTATGCCGTTGTGGCCATGCCCCCCCATCTGGCTGGGCGGATTTTTTACGACCCGCCCCTGCCCCCGATGCGGGCCCAGTTGACCCAGCGGGTGCCAATGGGCTGTTGCGCCAAGGTACTGGTCTCCTACGACCGACCTTTTTGGCGGGAGCAGGGGTTGGCGGGGCTGGCGATCGGCGATTGCCCCTGGGTTGAACTCTGTGCCGATAGCTCTGACCCCGAAACCGGCGTGGGGGTGATGGCGGCCTTTATCGTGGGCGATCGCTATGGCGTTTGGCAGGCCCTGGGCGAAGGCGACCGCCGGGCAGCTGTCCTGGGCGATCTGGCGGGCTACTTTGGGCCAGAAGCCCTGTCGCCAGTGACCTACGATGAAATTGACTGGCCAGGCAAACCCTGGACTGGGGGCGGCTATGCTGCTTTCATGCCCCCTGGAGTATGGACGAGCTACGGTGAGGCCCTCACTGCCCCGGTCGGGCGCATTCACTGGGCCGGCACAGAAATGGCCGATCGCTGGCCGGGTTTCTTTGATGGTGCCGTGCGCACCGGGGAGGCGGCGGCAGCGGCGATCGATGCCCTGCTGGGCAATGGTTAG
- a CDS encoding EAL domain-containing protein has translation MATSQPFSILVVDDEPNNFEVIETLLSIEETALGETQDYQLHYAASGAAALELLTLFQPDVVLLDVMMPGMSGLEVCQRIKAMSQWQALPIIMVTSLTSKADLARCFAAGADDFISKPVTGLELNARVRSMLRLHRQHQALANFNSHLEKMVQERTAQLQAMIAQDGLTQLSSRTFLLQQLAEMLRAQYFSFAVVYLDCDQFKLVNSAFGHRVGNQLLLAIAGRLQQLLRPGDTLARVGEDEFCFLLRQIDSERALEPFIQAVLQSFVSAFEVGNCEIFMTACIGIALGNRAYQQAEEPLQDADTAMYKAKQRGKSGCQIFDRQMAMAMLERLTLETDLQRALNHQEFVAYYQPIINLHTEALCGFEALVRWQHPSRGLVSPNDFIPCMEETGLIVPLGIAILQQACAQLLAWHQQGHTDLTMSVNLSVRQFASPTLLADIDQVLAETGLDPTSLKLEITESALLENAETAIGIMAQLRSRQIHISVDDFGTGYSSLSSLHRFPLSDLKIDRSFVSQMDESQRNFKIVSTILSLGDQLGLTVVAEGIETRQQLERLQQLGCQLGQGYLFSQPLSADAVERALWLG, from the coding sequence ATGGCTACGTCTCAACCCTTTTCTATTCTTGTTGTTGACGATGAACCTAATAACTTTGAAGTAATTGAAACGCTTCTGTCCATAGAAGAAACTGCTTTGGGTGAGACCCAGGACTATCAGCTGCACTATGCGGCCAGCGGAGCGGCAGCCCTTGAACTGCTGACGTTATTTCAGCCCGATGTGGTTTTGTTAGATGTGATGATGCCGGGCATGAGTGGGCTGGAGGTCTGCCAGCGGATTAAAGCCATGTCGCAGTGGCAAGCGTTGCCCATTATTATGGTGACCTCCCTGACCAGTAAGGCCGATTTAGCTCGCTGCTTTGCTGCTGGGGCCGATGATTTTATCAGTAAGCCCGTTACCGGTCTTGAGTTAAATGCCAGGGTGCGATCAATGCTTCGCCTCCATCGGCAGCATCAAGCCTTAGCTAATTTTAATAGTCACCTTGAAAAGATGGTGCAAGAGCGCACGGCCCAGCTTCAGGCGATGATCGCCCAGGATGGTCTGACCCAGCTCTCTAGCCGCACCTTTTTGCTCCAGCAGCTGGCCGAGATGCTGCGGGCTCAATATTTCTCCTTTGCGGTGGTCTATTTAGATTGCGATCAGTTCAAGCTGGTCAACAGTGCCTTTGGCCATAGGGTTGGCAATCAGCTGCTCTTGGCGATCGCCGGGCGTCTGCAACAGCTACTGCGGCCCGGCGATACGCTGGCGCGGGTAGGGGAAGATGAATTTTGTTTTTTGCTGCGCCAGATCGATAGTGAGAGGGCGCTTGAACCCTTTATCCAAGCGGTACTTCAGAGCTTTGTTAGCGCCTTTGAGGTGGGTAACTGTGAAATTTTTATGACCGCCTGCATTGGCATTGCGCTGGGTAACAGGGCCTATCAACAGGCCGAAGAACCGCTGCAAGATGCCGATACAGCGATGTATAAGGCCAAACAGCGCGGCAAAAGTGGCTGCCAGATCTTCGATCGCCAGATGGCTATGGCTATGCTAGAGCGCCTGACCCTAGAGACTGACTTACAGCGTGCCCTCAACCATCAAGAGTTTGTCGCCTACTACCAGCCCATTATCAATCTGCACACCGAAGCCCTGTGCGGGTTTGAAGCCCTGGTGCGCTGGCAGCACCCCAGTCGGGGGCTAGTGTCACCCAACGACTTTATTCCCTGCATGGAAGAAACTGGGCTGATTGTGCCCCTCGGCATCGCGATTTTGCAGCAGGCCTGTGCACAGCTGCTGGCCTGGCACCAGCAGGGGCATACCGACCTCACCATGAGCGTCAACCTGTCGGTGCGCCAGTTTGCCTCGCCCACGCTGCTGGCCGATATCGACCAGGTTTTAGCTGAGACGGGTCTTGACCCCACCTCCCTCAAGCTAGAGATTACCGAAAGTGCTTTGCTCGAAAATGCTGAGACGGCCATCGGCATTATGGCCCAGCTGCGATCGCGTCAAATCCACATCAGCGTCGATGACTTTGGCACCGGGTATTCCTCCCTGAGTTCGCTCCACCGCTTCCCGTTGAGTGACCTAAAAATTGACCGCTCCTTTGTCAGCCAAATGGACGAGAGCCAGCGCAATTTTAAAATTGTCAGCACCATTCTTTCGTTGGGTGATCAGCTTGGGTTAACGGTTGTGGCCGAGGGCATTGAGACTCGCCAACAGCTTGAGCGGCTGCAACAGTTGGGCTGTCAACTGGGGCAGGGATATTTGTTTAGCCAACCCCTCAGCGCCGATGCCGTTGAGAGGGCGTTATGGCTTGGCTAA
- the topA gene encoding type I DNA topoisomerase has product MVNLLLIESPGKVKKLGQILGSGWVIKASMGHVRELANDGEDALGFDLGADAIDCRYQPRDDRAKKVLSELRQAVKAADCVYIATDPDREGETIGWHLQQALNLKHPRRVVYSEITAQAVRAAIARPRTLDQSLVAAGRARDCLDKLVGYKGSRHVVWPLNNGAKSMGRVQSATLHLLCVRERAIQAFVPQDYWSVWVTYGEGFKAFYRSSPKPQRKPGKDAEDKGAEHESERVTTQERADALVAIARTHPHQVLQIEGKQASQSPPPPFITSTLQQAAGSKLHFSPEHTMKVAQALYEKGHITYMRTDSIALSAPFCEAVRMYLEQHDPTNLPRQTTRHRAVKGSQAAHEAIRPTDVNHLPQQLQRELSAEQARLYELIWNRAVASQCAPARLRKTRIVTQSGDAYWEARGQVLEFAGYTRYWNNLSADAVLPALSQGQPLQLDQAQADAKQTQPPPRYSEPKLVKLMEQKGIGRPSTYAPTIKTLQQRQYVELLQGKLQPTALGLELDGALEKLLPDLIQPEFTAQMETALDAIATGDQDWQTYLLDWNRGYFAPAIAQAKSQLLFLPTFAEQPPTPGAVPSHPPSVTRAKPTTGQPTKTQCPTCGEAMTKLPSRSKKMKAKHFLKCSGPGCGTVMFWNAKAKCYELPQAQRQALHSDLFTDHPCPVCGALLERYAYSKDGQDKVMLRCSMLEHRRGKCKEVAFFQSRGEFWSPKFGTLKLPTPSP; this is encoded by the coding sequence ATGGTCAATTTGCTGCTGATCGAAAGCCCTGGCAAGGTGAAGAAGCTGGGGCAAATTTTGGGTTCGGGCTGGGTGATCAAAGCCAGCATGGGCCATGTGCGTGAACTGGCCAACGATGGCGAGGATGCCCTCGGTTTTGATCTGGGCGCAGACGCCATCGACTGCCGCTACCAGCCCCGCGATGACCGGGCCAAAAAAGTTTTGTCAGAACTGCGCCAGGCGGTCAAAGCCGCCGACTGTGTCTACATCGCCACCGACCCCGATCGCGAAGGCGAAACCATCGGCTGGCATCTCCAGCAGGCGCTCAACCTGAAGCATCCCCGGCGGGTAGTCTATAGCGAAATTACCGCTCAGGCGGTGCGGGCAGCGATCGCACGTCCCCGCACCCTCGACCAAAGCCTGGTGGCCGCCGGTCGCGCCCGCGACTGTCTCGATAAGCTGGTGGGGTACAAGGGCAGTCGCCATGTGGTCTGGCCCCTGAACAACGGGGCGAAATCTATGGGTCGAGTGCAGAGCGCCACCCTGCATTTGCTCTGCGTTCGGGAGCGGGCGATTCAGGCCTTTGTGCCCCAAGATTATTGGAGCGTGTGGGTCACCTACGGCGAAGGGTTCAAGGCCTTCTACCGCAGCAGCCCCAAGCCGCAGCGGAAACCGGGTAAAGATGCCGAGGATAAGGGGGCCGAGCATGAGTCTGAACGGGTGACCACCCAGGAGCGGGCGGATGCCTTGGTGGCGATCGCCCGCACCCACCCCCACCAGGTCCTCCAGATCGAGGGTAAGCAGGCCAGTCAATCGCCCCCGCCCCCCTTCATCACCTCCACGCTCCAGCAGGCGGCGGGCTCCAAACTGCACTTCAGCCCCGAGCACACCATGAAAGTGGCCCAGGCCCTCTACGAAAAGGGCCACATCACCTATATGCGCACCGATTCGATCGCCCTCTCGGCTCCCTTTTGCGAGGCGGTGCGCATGTACCTGGAGCAGCACGACCCCACCAACCTGCCCCGCCAAACCACCCGGCACCGGGCCGTCAAAGGCTCCCAAGCCGCCCACGAAGCGATTCGCCCCACCGACGTTAACCACCTGCCCCAGCAGCTTCAGCGCGAACTCTCGGCCGAGCAAGCCCGCCTCTACGAACTGATCTGGAATCGGGCGGTGGCCTCCCAGTGCGCCCCGGCCCGCCTGCGCAAAACCCGCATTGTCACCCAGTCTGGCGATGCCTATTGGGAAGCCCGAGGCCAGGTGCTAGAGTTTGCGGGCTACACCCGCTACTGGAACAACCTCAGCGCCGATGCGGTATTGCCCGCCCTGAGCCAGGGGCAGCCGCTCCAACTCGACCAGGCCCAGGCCGATGCCAAGCAAACCCAGCCGCCGCCCCGCTACAGCGAGCCGAAGCTGGTCAAGCTGATGGAACAAAAGGGGATTGGCCGCCCTAGCACCTATGCCCCGACGATCAAAACCCTGCAACAGCGGCAGTATGTGGAGTTGCTTCAGGGTAAGCTACAGCCGACGGCTCTGGGACTGGAGCTAGATGGGGCATTGGAGAAACTGCTGCCCGACCTGATTCAGCCGGAGTTTACCGCCCAGATGGAGACGGCTTTGGATGCGATCGCCACGGGTGACCAGGACTGGCAGACGTATTTGCTCGATTGGAACCGGGGTTACTTTGCCCCGGCGATCGCCCAAGCCAAATCCCAACTTCTTTTCCTACCCACCTTTGCCGAGCAGCCCCCAACCCCGGGAGCCGTGCCCTCTCATCCACCCTCAGTCACCCGGGCCAAGCCCACCACCGGGCAACCCACCAAAACCCAATGCCCCACCTGCGGCGAGGCGATGACCAAACTGCCCTCCCGCTCCAAAAAGATGAAAGCCAAGCACTTCCTCAAATGCTCTGGCCCCGGCTGCGGCACGGTGATGTTTTGGAATGCCAAGGCCAAGTGTTACGAACTGCCCCAGGCCCAGCGCCAGGCCCTCCATTCAGACCTATTCACCGACCACCCCTGCCCTGTGTGCGGTGCCCTGCTAGAGCGCTACGCCTACAGCAAAGACGGGCAAGACAAAGTCATGCTGCGCTGCTCCATGCTTGAGCACCGCCGGGGCAAGTGCAAGGAGGTGGCCTTCTTCCAGAGCCGGGGGGAATTTTGGTCGCCCAAATTTGGCACCTTGAAGCTACCGACCCCCAGCCCTTAG